A genomic window from Oryctolagus cuniculus chromosome 12, mOryCun1.1, whole genome shotgun sequence includes:
- the BCL2L10 gene encoding bcl-2-like protein 10: protein MADALEERTARLLTDYLECCAREPGTPEPQPSTPEAAVLRCAATQLRRVHWPFFSVYRGYPGNRIELAARVAEAVLSDGHDLSWGRVVTLVTFAGTLLDRGPPVTTQRVRRNEIARDCQRLVALLCARLAGQHRAWLQAQGGWDGFCVFYRTPLPLTFWRRLLVRTFLSCFVATALLFAWTRVYREL from the exons ATGGCAGACGCTTTGGAGGAGCGCACTGCGCGCCTGCTCACCGACTACCTGGAGTGCTGCGCCCGCGAGCCCGGCACCCCTGAGCCGCAGCCGTCCACGCCCGAGGCGGCTGTGCTGCGCTGTGCGGCCACGCAGCTTCGGCGGGTCCACTGGCCCTTCTTCTCCGTCTACCGCGGCTACCCCGGCAACCGCATCGAGCTGGCGGCGCGCGTGGCGGAGGCCGTGCTCTCCGACGGCCACGACCTCAGCTGGGGCCGCGTGGTGACGCTCGTGACCTTCGCCGGGACGCTTCTGGACAGAGGGCCGCCGGTGACCACCCAGCGGGTGAGGAGGAATGAAATCGCCCGGGACTGCCAGCGCTTGGTGGCCTTGCTGTGCGCTCGCCTCGCAGGGCAGCACCGCGCCTGGCTGCAGGCTCAAGGCGGCTGG GATGGCTTTTGTGTCTTCTACCGGACTCCCTTACCGCTGACCTTCTGGAGAAGACTGCTGGTCCGCACTTTTCTGTCCTGCTTTGTAGCTACAGCCTTACTCTTCGCCTGGACGCGCGTGTATCGTGAGTTGTAA